Proteins found in one Hemibagrus wyckioides isolate EC202008001 linkage group LG23, SWU_Hwy_1.0, whole genome shotgun sequence genomic segment:
- the tnfrsf11a gene encoding tumor necrosis factor receptor superfamily member 11A isoform X1: MRAYFSTSWIFRGWIYCLIFALCIQRKHAKPTCSETQYLWKNKKCCSLCKPGTYRSAECNEDSDTKCRPCGKNEYQPEYNKEEACLPQKFCDEGKGFFRPTPSSTTELESCRCRDGFQCTTTYCEFCDKIKPCPPGQGLAGEPGKQSCKDCDYGFFSDSNSVEACKKWTDCKATGKTEAKPGSPEADTVCGPPFEPLTSWAIVAIPCAIIVIFAVILSCYKDKLNILSVNLRTCVQNIKQSRIQQETLTPPYNSNRPLYEITSQVDEGTTEYLSMCSKANCDSPGLDKTQENKKTTHSSQLERDQADGSSGSSSEGSEGPGSPLPGSSCSCLIMKEPMEVGENEDCSELVATGLAGCCSCAQGENVVIQPRKEGDVSLKESPLCGNCYTDSLPGCLQGSQELYLDYSSAAGKEVMSEVRDLHSDTSTYERNEPQCCSIESTAVLSSLSMSNNQGLSLISRADNSDKKPKADADLEIQSQSSEAALTCAQVTGNNNTTFISTGQVMNFTGDVIMVYVSQTSLGSSGDEEPYASPVQEQSAECGVQNVPKAHERHIPVQEMTNQRPQLNLSV; the protein is encoded by the exons ATGAGGGCTTATTTCTCCACCAGTTGGATATTTCGAGGCTGGATCTACTGCCTGATCTTTGCCTTATGTATCCAG AGAAAACATGCCAAACCAACATGCTCAGAAACGCAGTACCTCTGGAAAAACAAGAAATGCTGTAGTCTGTGCAAACCAG GAACGTATCGGTCGGCGGAATGCAACGAGGACAGTGACACCAAATGTCGGCCATGTGGGAAGAACGAGTACCAGCCAGAATATAACAAGGAGGAGGCATGCCTTCCACAGAAGTTCTGTGACGAGG GGAAAGGATTTTTTCGGCCCACTCCCAGTAGCACCACAGAGCTTGAATCATGTCGGTGTAGAGACGGCTTCCAGTGCACCACCACGTACTGCGAGTTCTGCGATAAAATCAAGCCCTGTCCTCCAGGCCAAGGACTCGCAGGGG AGCCTGGCAAACAGTCGTGTAAGGACTGCGACTACGGATTTTTCTCTGATTCCAACTCGGTAGAAGCGTGCAAGAAATGGACAGA CTGTAAAGCCACTGGCAAGACAGAGGCAAAGCCGGGCAGCCCTGaagcagacacagtgtgtgggCCACCTTTCG AGCCTTTGACATCGTGGGCCATTGTGGCAATACCCTGTGCCATAATCGTCATATTTGCGGTGATTCTTTCCTGCTACAAGGATAAACTGAACATCCTCTCAG ttaaTCTACGAACCTGTGTCCAGAACATTAAACAGAGCAGAATCCAACAA GAGACGCTAACACCACCGTACAATAGCAACCGCCCCCTGTATGAGATCACGTCTCAGGTGGATGAAGGAACCACAGAATACCTGAGCATGTGCTCCAAAGCCAATTGTGATTCCCCTGGCTTAGACAAGACTCAAGAAAACAAGAAGACCACACACTCCTCCCAGCTGGAACGGGACCAGGCCGACGGATCGTCAGGCAGCTCCAGCGAGGGCTCCGAGGGGCCAGGTTCTCCGCTTCCTGGCAGCTCCTGCAGCTGCTTGATCATGAAGGAGCCGATGGAGGTGGGCGAGAACGAGGACTGCAGTGAGCTGGTGGCAACAGGCCTGGCTGGCTGCTGCTCCTGTGCTCAGGGGGAGAATGTGGTCATCCAGCCGAGGAAGGAAGGCGATGTGAGCCTGAAAGAGTCTCCTCTGTGTGGGAACTGCTACACTGACAGCCTACCGGGATGCCTGCAAGGCTCTCAGGAGCTGTACCTGGACTACAGCAGTGCAGCCGGCAAGGAGGTCATGTCAGAGGTCAGGGATTTACACAGTGACACAAGCACATATGAAAGGAATGAGCCACAATGCTGCAGCATCGAATCCACTGCCGTACTATCATCACTTAGCATGAGCAACAACCAGGGGCTCTCGCTGATCTCCAGAGCAGATAACTCAGATAAAAAGCCCAAAGCTGATGCGGATTTGGAAATCCAGAGCCAGAGCTCCGAGGCTGCTCTCACCTGTG CTCAGGTGACAGGAAACAACAACACGACATTCATCTCCACCGGCCAGGTGATGAACTTCACGGGTGATGTTATCATGGTGTACGTCAGCCAGACGTCACTGGGCAGCAGCGGTGACGAAGAGCCTTACGCCAGTCCAGTTCAGGAGCAATCGGCTGAATGCGGCGTTCAGAATGTGCCCAAAGCGCATGAGAGACATATACCTGTGCAAGAAATGACAAACCAGCGTCCTCAGCTGAATCTCTCTGTCTGA
- the tnfrsf11a gene encoding tumor necrosis factor receptor superfamily member 11A isoform X2, whose translation MRAYFSTSWIFRGWIYCLIFALCIQRKHAKPTCSETQYLWKNKKCCSLCKPGTYRSAECNEDSDTKCRPCGKNEYQPEYNKEEACLPQKFCDEGKGFFRPTPSSTTELESCRCRDGFQCTTTYCEFCDKIKPCPPGQGLAGEPGKQSCKDCDYGFFSDSNSVEACKKWTDCKATGKTEAKPGSPEADTVCGPPFEPLTSWAIVAIPCAIIVIFAVILSCYKDKLNILSVNLRTCVQNIKQSRIQQETLTPPYNSNRPLYEITSQVDEGTTEYLSMCSKANCDSPGLDKTQENKKTTHSSQLERDQADGSSGSSSEGSEGPGSPLPGSSCSCLIMKEPMEVGENEDCSELVATGLAGCCSCAQGENVVIQPRKEGDVSLKESPLCGNCYTDSLPGCLQGSQELYLDYSSAAGKEVMSEVRDLHSDTSTYERNEPQCCSIESTAVLSSLSMSNNQGLSLISRADNSDKKPKADADLEIQSQSSEAALTCGDRKQQHDIHLHRPGDELHG comes from the exons ATGAGGGCTTATTTCTCCACCAGTTGGATATTTCGAGGCTGGATCTACTGCCTGATCTTTGCCTTATGTATCCAG AGAAAACATGCCAAACCAACATGCTCAGAAACGCAGTACCTCTGGAAAAACAAGAAATGCTGTAGTCTGTGCAAACCAG GAACGTATCGGTCGGCGGAATGCAACGAGGACAGTGACACCAAATGTCGGCCATGTGGGAAGAACGAGTACCAGCCAGAATATAACAAGGAGGAGGCATGCCTTCCACAGAAGTTCTGTGACGAGG GGAAAGGATTTTTTCGGCCCACTCCCAGTAGCACCACAGAGCTTGAATCATGTCGGTGTAGAGACGGCTTCCAGTGCACCACCACGTACTGCGAGTTCTGCGATAAAATCAAGCCCTGTCCTCCAGGCCAAGGACTCGCAGGGG AGCCTGGCAAACAGTCGTGTAAGGACTGCGACTACGGATTTTTCTCTGATTCCAACTCGGTAGAAGCGTGCAAGAAATGGACAGA CTGTAAAGCCACTGGCAAGACAGAGGCAAAGCCGGGCAGCCCTGaagcagacacagtgtgtgggCCACCTTTCG AGCCTTTGACATCGTGGGCCATTGTGGCAATACCCTGTGCCATAATCGTCATATTTGCGGTGATTCTTTCCTGCTACAAGGATAAACTGAACATCCTCTCAG ttaaTCTACGAACCTGTGTCCAGAACATTAAACAGAGCAGAATCCAACAA GAGACGCTAACACCACCGTACAATAGCAACCGCCCCCTGTATGAGATCACGTCTCAGGTGGATGAAGGAACCACAGAATACCTGAGCATGTGCTCCAAAGCCAATTGTGATTCCCCTGGCTTAGACAAGACTCAAGAAAACAAGAAGACCACACACTCCTCCCAGCTGGAACGGGACCAGGCCGACGGATCGTCAGGCAGCTCCAGCGAGGGCTCCGAGGGGCCAGGTTCTCCGCTTCCTGGCAGCTCCTGCAGCTGCTTGATCATGAAGGAGCCGATGGAGGTGGGCGAGAACGAGGACTGCAGTGAGCTGGTGGCAACAGGCCTGGCTGGCTGCTGCTCCTGTGCTCAGGGGGAGAATGTGGTCATCCAGCCGAGGAAGGAAGGCGATGTGAGCCTGAAAGAGTCTCCTCTGTGTGGGAACTGCTACACTGACAGCCTACCGGGATGCCTGCAAGGCTCTCAGGAGCTGTACCTGGACTACAGCAGTGCAGCCGGCAAGGAGGTCATGTCAGAGGTCAGGGATTTACACAGTGACACAAGCACATATGAAAGGAATGAGCCACAATGCTGCAGCATCGAATCCACTGCCGTACTATCATCACTTAGCATGAGCAACAACCAGGGGCTCTCGCTGATCTCCAGAGCAGATAACTCAGATAAAAAGCCCAAAGCTGATGCGGATTTGGAAATCCAGAGCCAGAGCTCCGAGGCTGCTCTCACCTGTG GTGACAGGAAACAACAACACGACATTCATCTCCACCGGCCAGGTGATGAACTTCACGGGTGA
- the LOC131344174 gene encoding histone-lysine N-methyltransferase PRDM9-like isoform X1: MAENKARNHCSVPTCTNNSSRQPCLSFHSFPTDVHLRKRWICAIRRDEGGHFKVLRGSTYVCSQHFKESDYSKTTGRKRLKHGAVPSRFQWTNPGSFARSNYLGLRKARRMPGMIWEKIPDHAYAAVPPPAAFRPFVMETDERMANSFRRPPHTPAHSQEMQRDDSSSSEEQVISVVQTKPLKEKDEDYVCGDASSSLGHVIHMAKNSSEEFEKIIVNEEEPEDKDNLSVDTSGSLGCAIAVDQQNEEFLRITVKEEEPEDEEYQCGATSSLDGTDIPMDQQNGESEMKPVKNEEHEDDCYLFCEQCRIAFINKCEVHGPALFIPDTPVPVGCIDRARQTLPLGLELQMSAIPNAGLGVFNKGETVPVGTHFGPYEGEVVDREEAINSGYSWVMKRSTGCDEYIDGKRESYCNWMRYVKCSRNGEDNNLLAFQYRGRILYRCSRRIDPGQELLVWYEEEYARNIGLVFDDFWNIKSSLNAKSNAFSCSWCPLFYTSEIHLGEHIKKHHCEDVKTPQKTAETPSSTSRQTPSCPRFTNTSDADPVQKKVFQCSECEKSFSHLSNFQIHTRIHTGEKPYRCSECGKSFAQQNNLQSHRRIHTGEKPYRCSQCGKSFNREDNLRIHRRIHTGEKPYCCGVCTKSFAHRSALQIHHRVHTGEKPYQCPQCPKSFTQLTHLQQHKLTHNREKPYQCLSCRKCFTQQCYLQAHQRIHTGEKPYCCTQCGKTFTHQSTLRRHGRVHTGEKPYQCSHCAKSFSHKSTFQIHQQTHTGEKPCECSECGKRFTHRQALLLHQRTHTGEKPYHCSECEKSFRSQSHLQRHQRTHAGEGPYQCLHCGRSFCYASTFKTHKCVGMERSAAL, translated from the exons ATGGCAGAAAATAAAGCTCGCAATCATTGCAGCGTTCCTACATGCACCAATAATTCGAGCAGACAGCCGTGCTTGAGTTTTCACTCGTTTCCCACCGACGTGCACCTGAGAAAGAGATGGATTTGTGCTATTCGCCGGGACGAGGGGGGGCATTTTAAGGTATTAAGGGGCAGCACGTATGTCTGCAGTCAGCATTTTAAAGAGTCGGACTACTCCAAAACAACTGGCCGTAAGCGCCTTAAACATGGAGCAGTGCCTTCGCGGTTTCAGTGGACAAACCCAGGATCTTTTGCACGGAGCAATTATTTGGGGCTCAGGAAAGCTAGAAGAATGCCTGGGATGATCTGGGAGAAGATACCGGATCATGCTTACGCAGCGGTTCCGCCTCCTGCAG CTTTTAGACCTTTTGTAATGGAAACAGATGAGAGAATGGCGAATTCTTTCAGAAGAcctccacacactcctgctcACTCACAG GAGATGCAGAGAGATGATTCCTCAAGCTCTGAGGAACAGGTCATCTCTGTGGTCCAGACCAAGCCTCTAAAAGAGAAGGATGAAGACTATGTTT GTGGAGATGCATCAAGTTCATTGGGACACGTCATCCACATGGCCAAGAATTCTAGTGAAGAATTTGAGAAGATCATTGTCAATGAGGAAGAACCTGAAGACAAAGACAACCTCT CTGTAGACACGTCAGGTTCTTTGGGATGTGCCATCGCTGTTGATCAGCAGAACGAAGAGTTTCTGAGGATCACTGTAAAAGAGGAAGAGCCTGAAGATGAAGAGTACCAGT GTGGAGCCACATCAAGTTTGGATGGAACTGATATCCCCATGGACCAACAGAACGGTGAATCCGAGATGAAACCTGTGAAAAATGAAGAACACGAAGATGACTGCTATCTTT TCTGTGAGCAATGCCGAATAGCCTTCATCAACAAATGTGAGGTTCATGGTCCCGCTCTCTTCATCCCTGATACTCCTGTTCCAGTGGGGTGCATTGATCGAGCCAGACAGACCCTGCCCCTTGGCCTAGAGCTTCAGATGTCTGCTATTCCCAACGCAGGTCTGGGCGTGTTTAATAAGGGAGAGACGGTTCCAGTTGGTACTCATTTTGGGCCTTATGAGGGAGAAGTGGTGGACAGAGAGGAAGCGATAAACAGTGGATACTCTTGGGTG ATGAAGAGAAGCACCGGATGTGACGAATACATCGATGGCAAGAGAGAATCGTATTGTAACTGGATGAG GTATGTGAAGTGTTCCCGCAATGGTGAAGATAACAATCTTTTGGCATTTCAGTATCGTGGCAGGATTCTGTACCGTTGCTCTCGACGCATCGATCCAGGACAGGAGCTTTTGGTGTGGTATGAAGAGGAGTATGCCAGAAACATCGGCCTTGTGTTCGACGACTTCTGGAACATAAAGAGCTCCTTAAATG CAAAGAGCAATGCATTCTCCTGCTCGTGGTGTCCTCTTTTCTATACATCTGAAATTCACCTCGGAGAACACATCAAGAAACACCACTGCGAGGACGTCAAGACGCCGCAGAAAACGGCCGAGACACCGAGCTCGACTAGTCGACAAACGCCTTCTTGTCCACGCTTCACGAATACCTCAGACGCAGACCCAGTTCAGAAAAAAGTCTTCCAGTGTTCAGAATGCGAAAAGAGTTTCTCTCACCTGAGTAATTTCCAAATACACACGCGCATTCACACGGGAGAGAAGCCATATCGGTGTTCGGAGTGCGGGAAAAGTTTCGCGCAACAGAACAATCTTCAGTCGCATCGGCGCATTCACACAGGCGAGAAGCCGTACCGGTGTTCGCAGTGCGGGAAGAGCTTCAATCGAGAGGATAACCTGCGGATTCATCGCCGCATCCACACGGGAGAGAAACCGTACTGCTGCGGAGTCTGTACCAAGAGTTTTGCTCACAGGAGCGCTCTTCAGATACACCACCGTGTCCACACcggagagaagccgtatcagTGTCCGCAGTGCCCGAAGAGCTTCACTCAACTGACTCATCTGCAGCAACACAAGCTCACACATAATAGGGAAAAGCCGTACCAGTGTTTAAGCTGCAGGAAGTGTTTTACTCAGCAATGCTACCTGCAAgcacaccagcgcattcacacgggAGAGAAGCCATACTGCTGTACGCAGTGCGGGAAGACTTTTACTCACCAGAGCACCCTGCGGCGACACGGCCGCGTTCACACCGGAGAAAAGCCGTATCAGTGCTCGCACTGCGCGAAGAGTTTCTCTCACAAGAGCACTTTCCAAATACACCAGCAGACTCACACGGGAGAGAAGCCGTGCGAGTGTTCGGAGTGCGGGAAACGCTTTACGCATCGACAAGCCCTGCTGCTACACCAGCGCACTCACACGGGAGAGAAACCGTATCACTGTTCGGAGTGTGAGAAGAGTTTTCGTAGTCAGAGTCATCTCCAAAGACATCAGCGCACTCACGCGGGAGAGGGGCCGTATCAGTGCTTGcattgtgggcggagcttctgtTACGCAAGTACATTTAAGACACACAAGTGCGTTGGCATGGAGCGGTCAGCTGCTCTCTAG
- the LOC131344174 gene encoding histone-lysine N-methyltransferase PRDM9-like isoform X2: protein METDERMANSFRRPPHTPAHSQEMQRDDSSSSEEQVISVVQTKPLKEKDEDYVCGDASSSLGHVIHMAKNSSEEFEKIIVNEEEPEDKDNLSVDTSGSLGCAIAVDQQNEEFLRITVKEEEPEDEEYQCGATSSLDGTDIPMDQQNGESEMKPVKNEEHEDDCYLFCEQCRIAFINKCEVHGPALFIPDTPVPVGCIDRARQTLPLGLELQMSAIPNAGLGVFNKGETVPVGTHFGPYEGEVVDREEAINSGYSWVMKRSTGCDEYIDGKRESYCNWMRYVKCSRNGEDNNLLAFQYRGRILYRCSRRIDPGQELLVWYEEEYARNIGLVFDDFWNIKSSLNAKSNAFSCSWCPLFYTSEIHLGEHIKKHHCEDVKTPQKTAETPSSTSRQTPSCPRFTNTSDADPVQKKVFQCSECEKSFSHLSNFQIHTRIHTGEKPYRCSECGKSFAQQNNLQSHRRIHTGEKPYRCSQCGKSFNREDNLRIHRRIHTGEKPYCCGVCTKSFAHRSALQIHHRVHTGEKPYQCPQCPKSFTQLTHLQQHKLTHNREKPYQCLSCRKCFTQQCYLQAHQRIHTGEKPYCCTQCGKTFTHQSTLRRHGRVHTGEKPYQCSHCAKSFSHKSTFQIHQQTHTGEKPCECSECGKRFTHRQALLLHQRTHTGEKPYHCSECEKSFRSQSHLQRHQRTHAGEGPYQCLHCGRSFCYASTFKTHKCVGMERSAAL from the exons ATGGAAACAGATGAGAGAATGGCGAATTCTTTCAGAAGAcctccacacactcctgctcACTCACAG GAGATGCAGAGAGATGATTCCTCAAGCTCTGAGGAACAGGTCATCTCTGTGGTCCAGACCAAGCCTCTAAAAGAGAAGGATGAAGACTATGTTT GTGGAGATGCATCAAGTTCATTGGGACACGTCATCCACATGGCCAAGAATTCTAGTGAAGAATTTGAGAAGATCATTGTCAATGAGGAAGAACCTGAAGACAAAGACAACCTCT CTGTAGACACGTCAGGTTCTTTGGGATGTGCCATCGCTGTTGATCAGCAGAACGAAGAGTTTCTGAGGATCACTGTAAAAGAGGAAGAGCCTGAAGATGAAGAGTACCAGT GTGGAGCCACATCAAGTTTGGATGGAACTGATATCCCCATGGACCAACAGAACGGTGAATCCGAGATGAAACCTGTGAAAAATGAAGAACACGAAGATGACTGCTATCTTT TCTGTGAGCAATGCCGAATAGCCTTCATCAACAAATGTGAGGTTCATGGTCCCGCTCTCTTCATCCCTGATACTCCTGTTCCAGTGGGGTGCATTGATCGAGCCAGACAGACCCTGCCCCTTGGCCTAGAGCTTCAGATGTCTGCTATTCCCAACGCAGGTCTGGGCGTGTTTAATAAGGGAGAGACGGTTCCAGTTGGTACTCATTTTGGGCCTTATGAGGGAGAAGTGGTGGACAGAGAGGAAGCGATAAACAGTGGATACTCTTGGGTG ATGAAGAGAAGCACCGGATGTGACGAATACATCGATGGCAAGAGAGAATCGTATTGTAACTGGATGAG GTATGTGAAGTGTTCCCGCAATGGTGAAGATAACAATCTTTTGGCATTTCAGTATCGTGGCAGGATTCTGTACCGTTGCTCTCGACGCATCGATCCAGGACAGGAGCTTTTGGTGTGGTATGAAGAGGAGTATGCCAGAAACATCGGCCTTGTGTTCGACGACTTCTGGAACATAAAGAGCTCCTTAAATG CAAAGAGCAATGCATTCTCCTGCTCGTGGTGTCCTCTTTTCTATACATCTGAAATTCACCTCGGAGAACACATCAAGAAACACCACTGCGAGGACGTCAAGACGCCGCAGAAAACGGCCGAGACACCGAGCTCGACTAGTCGACAAACGCCTTCTTGTCCACGCTTCACGAATACCTCAGACGCAGACCCAGTTCAGAAAAAAGTCTTCCAGTGTTCAGAATGCGAAAAGAGTTTCTCTCACCTGAGTAATTTCCAAATACACACGCGCATTCACACGGGAGAGAAGCCATATCGGTGTTCGGAGTGCGGGAAAAGTTTCGCGCAACAGAACAATCTTCAGTCGCATCGGCGCATTCACACAGGCGAGAAGCCGTACCGGTGTTCGCAGTGCGGGAAGAGCTTCAATCGAGAGGATAACCTGCGGATTCATCGCCGCATCCACACGGGAGAGAAACCGTACTGCTGCGGAGTCTGTACCAAGAGTTTTGCTCACAGGAGCGCTCTTCAGATACACCACCGTGTCCACACcggagagaagccgtatcagTGTCCGCAGTGCCCGAAGAGCTTCACTCAACTGACTCATCTGCAGCAACACAAGCTCACACATAATAGGGAAAAGCCGTACCAGTGTTTAAGCTGCAGGAAGTGTTTTACTCAGCAATGCTACCTGCAAgcacaccagcgcattcacacgggAGAGAAGCCATACTGCTGTACGCAGTGCGGGAAGACTTTTACTCACCAGAGCACCCTGCGGCGACACGGCCGCGTTCACACCGGAGAAAAGCCGTATCAGTGCTCGCACTGCGCGAAGAGTTTCTCTCACAAGAGCACTTTCCAAATACACCAGCAGACTCACACGGGAGAGAAGCCGTGCGAGTGTTCGGAGTGCGGGAAACGCTTTACGCATCGACAAGCCCTGCTGCTACACCAGCGCACTCACACGGGAGAGAAACCGTATCACTGTTCGGAGTGTGAGAAGAGTTTTCGTAGTCAGAGTCATCTCCAAAGACATCAGCGCACTCACGCGGGAGAGGGGCCGTATCAGTGCTTGcattgtgggcggagcttctgtTACGCAAGTACATTTAAGACACACAAGTGCGTTGGCATGGAGCGGTCAGCTGCTCTCTAG